GATTTCCCGCTCGTGATTGTTCAGGATCTCCACGAACCGCGACATGTGCGTGCCCTTGAAGTTGTGTGGCAGGTTTACGTACATGTTGAAACGCGCGATGGTGTGCTGCTCTTCGCCTGCGCGGTCCTGAATGCGCACGGGGTGAAGGATGTCCTTGATCCCGACCTTGTTGATCGGTATCTGGCGCGTATCCTGCATTGCCTGGATGTCGGGAATGGTGTTGACGATATTCTTGACTACGGTGCTCATGATCGTATGAGAACTGCTCCATCATGCCCGGAACACGCCCCATGGATGCTTCGGCCACTACTTTTCTGAACGGCGTGGTTTCCGCCCCGGGGACGCCCGTTGGCAGGTTGTCCCTTGGCTACGCTCCGGGAATGGATGCGGGGCTGTAGGAAATGCCGTTGGGTTGAATAACTGAGTAAAGCCCTAGGATATTACTTGAGAACGCAGTGGCTTGCAATTTGGCTTGTCCGACACCATGCAGATCGAACGGAGGATGCCAGCCTCGTCCAGTCCCGCCTCGGCGAGCAGTTGTTCACGCGAGCCATGCTCCAGGAACCGGTCGGGCAGTCCCAGGTTGAGGGTGGGGGTCTTCACTGCGCTGCAGGCGAGACATTCATTGACCGCGCTGCCGGCACCTCCGACCACCGCATTATCTTCCACGGTGACGATCAGGTCATGGGTCCTGGCCAGTTCCAAGACCAGGTCTTCGTCCAGGGGTTTGACGAAGCGCATATCGGCAACGGTAGCCTGCAGCGTCTCCGCCGCTCCCAGGGCCGCCGACAGAGGGCTGCCGAAAGACAGGATCGCGATGCCTTTCCCCCTCCGGCGCAGTACACCCTTGCCGATGGGCAGGCACTGCATTTCATTCTGCACGATCGCACCGGGGCCCTTCCCGCGCGGGTAACGGACGGCCGCCGGGCCATTCTGCAGATATCCCGTGTAGAGCATCTGCCGGCACTCGTTCTCATCGGACGGCGCCATGACGATCATATTCGGTACGCACCGCAGGTAGCTCAGGTCGAAGCTGCCGGCGTGGGTCGGTCCGTCGGGTCCGACGACGCCGGCGCGGTCGATGGCGAACAGCACCGGGAGGTTCTGCAACGCGATGTCGTGGATCAACTGGTCGTAGGCCCGCTGCAGGAACGTCGAATAGATCGCGACCACGGGCTTGGCCCCCTCGTGCGCCATTCCGGCCGCGACCGTGACCGAGTGCTGCTCGGCGATGCCGACGTCGAAATAGCGTTGTGGGTATTCCTGGTCGAAGCGCACGAGACCCGACCCCTCACGCATCGCGGGCGTGATGCCGATCAGGCGATCGTCCGCAGCAGCCATATCGCAGATCCAGTCCCCGAACACCTTAGTATAGGTTGGACTCGAAGGTTTCTTGTCCGCCACCACGCCCACGTTCGGGTCGAACCTGGGAACCGCGTGATACCCAACCGGATCCGCCTCGGCCGGTTCGTATCCCTTTCCCTTGCGCGTCACCGTGTGCAGCATCCGGGGGCCCTTGTGGGAACGCAGATTGCGGAGGGTCTGAACCAGGCCGATGACGTCGTGTCCGTCGACGGGACCGAAATAGTTCACACCGAGTTCCTCGAACAGCGTTCCGGGGGCGATCATGCCCTTGACGTGTTCCTCGGTGCGCTTGGCCAGCTCCCACATCGGGGGCATCTGTTTGAGGATCTTCTTGCTCCCCTCGCGCATCGAGGAGTAAACCCTGCCGGAGAGCAGTCGGGTAAGGTAGTTTGTCATTGCCCCGACGTTGGGCGAAATCGACATTTCGTTGTCGTTGAGAACCACCAGGACGTCGGCATAGACATCGCCCAGGTGATTGAGGGCCTCGAACGCCATACCGGCAGTCATGGCGCCGTCCCCGATGACCGCGACACACTTGTGTTTCTCGCCCCGGTGCCTGAACGCGAGGGCCATACCCAGCGCGGCGCTGATAGACGTGCTGGAGTGACCGACCCCGAAGGTGTCGTACTCACTTTC
The nucleotide sequence above comes from Gammaproteobacteria bacterium. Encoded proteins:
- the dxs gene encoding 1-deoxy-D-xylulose-5-phosphate synthase yields the protein MNDEYPLLGRIDSPADLRRLPAQDLPALCDELRSCLLHSVSGCGGHFAAGLGTIELTVALHYAFDTPYDRLVWDVGHQSYPHKILTGRRDRISSIRQQGGLAPFPTPTESEYDTFGVGHSSTSISAALGMALAFRHRGEKHKCVAVIGDGAMTAGMAFEALNHLGDVYADVLVVLNDNEMSISPNVGAMTNYLTRLLSGRVYSSMREGSKKILKQMPPMWELAKRTEEHVKGMIAPGTLFEELGVNYFGPVDGHDVIGLVQTLRNLRSHKGPRMLHTVTRKGKGYEPAEADPVGYHAVPRFDPNVGVVADKKPSSPTYTKVFGDWICDMAAADDRLIGITPAMREGSGLVRFDQEYPQRYFDVGIAEQHSVTVAAGMAHEGAKPVVAIYSTFLQRAYDQLIHDIALQNLPVLFAIDRAGVVGPDGPTHAGSFDLSYLRCVPNMIVMAPSDENECRQMLYTGYLQNGPAAVRYPRGKGPGAIVQNEMQCLPIGKGVLRRRGKGIAILSFGSPLSAALGAAETLQATVADMRFVKPLDEDLVLELARTHDLIVTVEDNAVVGGAGSAVNECLACSAVKTPTLNLGLPDRFLEHGSREQLLAEAGLDEAGILRSICMVSDKPNCKPLRSQVIS